A window from Engraulis encrasicolus isolate BLACKSEA-1 chromosome 11, IST_EnEncr_1.0, whole genome shotgun sequence encodes these proteins:
- the slc30a5 gene encoding proton-coupled zinc antiporter SLC30A5 codes for MDDKYSSNVISSGKLGRVEVPNASLTRYIVLLCFTKLLKALGIFESYDLLKVVHIVQFLFVLKLGCAMLLVFFQKPFSSGKMVTKRQWIKIFKHSVISCVISLLGFFGLTLCGPLRTLLLFEHSDVVVIALLTVLFTSSDGGPSKTRGAAFFIIAVICLLLFDNDDLMAKMAEHPEGHHDSALTHALYTGISFLGVADHKGGVVLLVVALCLKVGFNTASRKLSVEIGGAKRLYALSNLVSAIVLLPWVIVLAATTESKVESWWGLMLPFSMVVLSVMILDFYVESICVAKMEASRCARYGSAFLCLSGLLLANFWTHPFTDQLRAIGKPPPPPEGSTEHVLSGGVLVSAAFFLLSANILSSPSKKGQRGTLVGYSPEGTPLYNFMGDALQHTSQSMPRFITDSLKQILEEYDSRQIFYFLCLNLAFTFVELFYGVWTNSLGLISDGFHMLFDCSALVLGLFAALMTRWKATRIFSFGYGRVEILSGFINGLFLMVIAFFVFVESVTRLLDPPNINTDMLTPVSVGGLLVNLVGICAFSHAHSHGAAKGGCSSDHGHSHGHGEHGHSHGGGHGHSHGSHGHSHGGGMNANMRGVFLHVLADTLGSVGVIISTVLIRQFGWLIADPICSLFIATLIFLSVIPLIKDACEVLLLRTPPEHEKELNMALEKIQKIEGVLSFRDPHFWRHSANVIAGTIHLQLMSDVVEQRIIQQVTAILKDAGVNNLSVQVEKEAYFQHMSGLSTGFHEVLAMTQQMESMKYYKDGTCIMDKLNAANHERASDFLNPLDRKCGTVRLHCNSIKCVVSVEQRIPTEMALRVTRSTRLAGENVNVVTAKAAVVSKPGLRPRAALGEIGNVGGVRPLLKKGGKVEPTKVAEIKPKLEQAPQEKVPEKPLKAAPQMAPKVEAEVKILSPPTSPVPMETSGCAPDDLCQAFSDALIEDIRDVDADDYDNPMLCSEYVKDIYKYLRQLETDQAVRPNYLEGREVTGNMRAILIDWLVQVQNKFRLLQETMYMTVAIVDRFLQDHPVPKKQLQLVGVTAMFIASKYEEMYPPEIADFAYVTDRAYTTAQIRDMEMKILRVLNFSFGRPLPLQFLRRASKIGEVTAEHHTMAKYLVELTMVDYQMVHIPPSQVASAAFALTLKIYDCGEWTPTLQHYMGYAEEELLSVMQLIAKNVVKVNEGLTKHLAVKNKYSSQKQMRIASISHLKSAMVKNLAKEVS; via the exons ATGGATGACAAATACAGCAGCAACGTTATCTCCAGTGGGAAACTTGGGCGAGTCGAAGTACCAAATGCCAG CCTTACAAGGTACATAGTACTATTATGTTTTACGAAGCTGCTGAAGGCCCTGGGGATATTTGAGTCGTATGACTTGCTGAAGGTGGTGCATATAGTGCAGTTTCTCTTCGTACTTAAATTGGG ATGTGCAATGCTCTTGGTTTTCTTCCAGAAACCATTCTCATCTGGTAAAATGGTGACCAAAAGACAG TGGATCAAGATATTTAAGCACTCGGTGATCAGTTGTGTTATTTCCCTGTTGGGCTTTTTTGGATTAACACTCTGTGGACCATTAAG AACACTACTACTATTTGAACACAGTGATGTGGTGGTCATTGCTCTTCTAACTGTGCTCTTCACAAGCTCAGATGGTGGACCTTCAAAG ACGAGAGGTGCTGCCTTCTTCATCATTGCCGTGATCTGTCTTCTACTCTTCGATAATGATGACCTCATGGCGAAGATGGCTGAACACC CTGAAGGGCATCACGACAGTGCTCTGACGCATGCACTGTACACGGGCATCTCTTTCCTTGGAGTCGCAGACCACAAG GGGGGAGTGGTGCTGTTGGTGGTGGCGCTGTGCCTGAAGGTTGGCTTCAACACAGCCTCCAGGAAGCTGTCGGTGGAGATCGGCGGAGCCAAGCGCCTCTACGCCCTCTCCAACCTCGTCTCTGCCATCGTCCTTCTGCCCTGGGTCATAGTACTGGCTGCCACCACGGAG AGCAAGGTGGAGTCGTGGTGGGGCCTCATGCTGCCGTTCAGCATGGTGGTGTTGTCGGTGATGATCTTGGACTTCTACGTGGAGTCCATCTGCGTGGCCAAGATGGAGGCATCCCGGTGTGCGCGCTACGGCTCCGCCTTCCTCTGTCTCAGCGGCCTGTTGCTCGCCAACTTCTGGACGCACCCGTTCACCGACCAGCTGCGCGCCATCGGcaagccgccgccgccgccagagGGCAGCACTGAGCACGTGTTGTCGGGAGGGGTGCTGGTCAGCGCCGCCTTCTTCCTCTTGT CTGCCAACATCCTGTCGTCCCCGTCCAAGAAGGGCCAGAGGGGGACGCTGGTGGGCTACTCGCCCGAGGGCACGCCGCTCTACAACTTCATGGGCGACGCCCTTCAGCACACCTCCCAGTCCATGCCGCGCTTCATCACCGACTCGCTCAAACAGATCCTGGAGGAGTACGACTCCAGGCAGATCTTCTACTTCCTCTGCCTTAACTTG GCGTTCACCTTTGTGGAGCTCTTCTACGGGGTGTGGACCAACAGCCTGGGGCTGATCTCCGACGGTTTCCACATGCTGTTCGACTGCTCTGCCCTGGTGCTCGGCCTCTTTGCCGCCCTCATGACGCGCTGGAAGGCCACCAGGATATTCTCCTTCGG GTATGGGCGTGTTGAGATCCTGTCGGGCTTCATCAACGGCCTCTTCCTCATGGTCATCGCCTTCTTCGTCTTCGTGGAGTCCGTGACCAGGCTCCTGGACCCTCCCAACATCAACACTGACATGCTAACG cCGGTGTCGGTGGGCGGTCTCCTGGTCAACCTGGTTGGCATCTGTGCCTTCAGCCACGCCCACTCCCACGGAGCAGCCAAAGGCGGCTGCTCATCGGACCACGGCCACTCACACGGCCACGGCGAGCACGGCCACAGTCACGGCGGCGGGCATGGACATTCGCACGGCAGCCACGGCCATTCGCACGGAGGAGGCATGAACGCCAACATGAGAG GCGTGTTCCTGCACGTGCTGGCGGACACCCTGGGCAGCGTAGGGGTGATCATCTCCACCGTGCTGATCCGGCAGTTCGGCTGGCTGATCGCCGACCCCATCTGCTCGCTCTTCATCGCCACCCTCATCTTCCTCAGCGTCATCCCGCTGATCAAGGACGCCTGCGAGGTGCTGCTGCTCCGCACGCCCCCCGAGCACGAGAAGGAGCTCAACATGGCGCTCGAGAAG ATTCAGAAAATTGAAGGAGTGCTGTCCTTCCGAGACCCCCACTTCTGGAGGCACTCTGCTAATGTCATCGCAGGAACcatacacctgcagctgatgtcCGATGTGGTGGAGCAGAGGATCATCCAACAG GTGACTGCGATCCTGAAGGATGCCGGTGTGAATAACCTATCGGTGCAGGTGGAGAAGGAAGCCTACTTTCAGCACATGTCCGGACTCAGCACCGGCTTCCACGAGGTCCTGGCCATGACGCAACAGATGGAGTCCATGAAATACTATAAAGATGGAACATGTATCAT GGACAAGTTG AATGCGGCGAATCATGAGCGAGCGAGCGACTTTTTAAACCCATTGGATAGGAAGTGTGGTACGGTGCGTTTGCATTGCAACTCAATCAAGTGTGTTGTTTCAGTCGAACAGAGAATACCCACAGAAATGGCTCTCCGTGTTACAAGG AGCACTCGTCTGGCTGGCGAAAATGTGAATGTGGTAACTGCCAAGGCCGCAGTCGTCAGCAAGCCTGGGCTGAGGCCGAGGGCTGCCCTTGGAGAAATTGGTAATGTCGGCGGTGTGCGGCCCCTTCTGAAGAAG ggtggcAAGGTTGAACCTACAAAGGTCGCTGAGATCAAGCCTAAGCTGGAGCAGGCACCCCAGGAGAAGGTACCAGAAAAGCCCCTCAAGGCCGCACCACAAATGGCACCGAAAGTTGAAGCAGAAGTTAAG ATCCTGTCTCCTCCTACCTCCCCTGTCCCAATGGAGACTTCAGGCTGTGCACCTGATGACCTTTGCCAGGCATTCTCAGATGCCCTGATCGAGGACATTAGGGATGTGGATGCAGATGACTACGACAACCCTATGCTGTGCAGCGAGTATGTGAAGGACATTTACAAGTACCTGAGACAGCTGGAG ACTGACCAGGCAGTGAGGCCCAACTATCTTGAAGGCCGGGAAGTCACCGGAAACATGCGTGCCATCCTGATCGACTGGCTCGTTCAGGTTCAGAACAAGTTCCGGTTGCTGCAGGAGACCATGTATATGACCGTTGCCATCGTCGACCGATTCCTTCAG GACCATCCAGTCCCCAAGAAGCAGCTCCAGCTTGTTGGTGTCACTGCCATGTTCATTGCCTCCAAGTACGAGGAAATGTACCCTCCTGAGATTGCTGACTTTGCCTACGTGACCGACCGCGCCTACACCACAGCGCAGATCCGCGATATGGAGATGAAGATCTTGAGGGTCCTCAACTTCAGCTTCGGCCGCCCACTGCCCCTCCAGTTCCTCAGGAGGGCCTCCAAAATCGGAGAG GTCACTGCAGAGCATCACACAATGGCTAAGTATCTTGTAGAGCTCACCATGGTGGACTACCAGATGGTGCACATCCCTCCCTCTCAGGTTGCCAGTGCTGCCTTTGCCCTCACACTGAAGATCTACGACTGCGGAGAGTGG